The region AACGGCCTCCTCTCGCTCAAGTCGGACCGGCTCTGGCGGAAGGCCGCCGTCCGGGTGATCTCGGCCCCCGAATACCGGAACGTCCTGGATTTGTGCGCCGGGACCCTGGCCCTCACGAAGACCCTCCTGGAGGCCAATCCCGACGCACGGGTGACCGCGGTCGACTTTTCGGAGCCCATGCTCCGCAAGGGTTGGGAGAACCTGCCCAAGGCCATGCAGTCCTCGGTCGGGCCGATGGTCGCCGACGCCATGAAGCTCAATCTCCCGGCCCGATCCTTCGACGCGGTGATGTGCGCCTACGGGATGCGCAACATCGACGACAACGAGCTGGTTCTGAAAAAGCTCTCGGGTCTCCTGCGCCGCGGCGGCAAGCTCGTCATTCTCGAATTCTTCCGGCCGGAGGGTCTGATCAACAAGATCTTCAACGCCACCTACGCCCAGTTCGTGATCCCGGTGATCGGCCACCTCGTCTCCGGCCATCCCGAAGCCTACCGCTACCTGCGCGACTCCGTCCGCCACTACTACACGCCGACGGCCTACCGGGAGCTCCTCAAGCACACCGGCTTCCGGAACGTCTCCGTCCGCGCCCTGACCGGAGGCGTGACCCATTTGGTCTCGGCGGAGGCCTCGTGAAGCTGGTCGTGGGAATCAGCGGGGCCAGCGGGGCCATCTATGCCAAAAGGCTCCTCGATTTTCTGAAAACGACGCCCCACGAGGTCCATCTGACCGCGAGCGAGAACGCCCTGGCGATCGGGCGGGATGAGGCGGGGATCGACTACAAGGAAATCGGATACCCCTTTTTCGGACATCGGGACTTCACCGCCCCTTTCGCGAGCGGTTCCGCGAAGTACGACGCCCTGGTCGTGATCCCCTGCAGCATGGGGACACTGGGGCGAGTCGCCCATGGATACTCCGACGACCTGCTCGCCCGGGCCGCCGACGTCTTTTTCAAGGAGCGCCGCAAGATCCTCTTGGTGCCCCGCGAGACGCCGTTCAGCCTCATCCACATCGAAAACATGAGGCTCGTGACGCTGGCCGGGGCGACGGTGATCCCGGCGATCCCGTCCTTTTACTCCAAGCCCAGGACCATCGAAGAGGCCGTGGACACGGTGATCGCACGCGTCCTGGACCATCTGGGCGTCGACAATCGCCTCCGGACGCGCTGGCAGGAACGATGATTTCCCTGAATCCAATGCTCTCCAAGGTCCGCCACGTCTCCGGGATGCTGAAACTGTCCCACACGGTCTTCGCCCTCCCTTTCGCCCTCGCTTCCATGTTGGCGGCGGCGGGGGGCCTGCCGTCCTGGAGACTCGCGGCCCTCATCCTTCTGGCGATGGTGACCGCCCGGAACGCCGGCATGGCCTTCAACCGCTATCTCGACGCCGGCATCGACGCGCGCAATCCCCGCACCGCCTCCCGCCACGTCCCTCAGGGCCTCCTCTCGGGGAGGTTCGTCCTCGTCTTTTCCCTGGTGAACGCCCTCCTCTTTCTGGCCGTCGCCCGCGCGATCAATCCCCTGTGTCTGGCCTTGTCCCCCGCCGCCCTGGCCCTACTGTTCGGCTACTCCTACATGAAGCGGGTCTCGTCCCTGTCCCACCTCGTTCTGGGCCTTGTCTTGGGATCGTCTCCGATCGCGGCCTGGATCGCCGTTCGCGGGACGTTCAACCCTCCCCCGTTCGTTCTGGGTCTCGCCGTCGCCTTTTGGGTGGCCGGCTTCGACGTCATTTACGCGACTCAAGACCACGATTTCGACCGCCGGGAAGGACTCCATTCCCTGGTGGTCCGGTTTGGCGTGGCACGCGCCCTCGTCATTGCCCGCGTTTTTCACGCGGCGACGATCGTCCTGTTCGTCGCCTTCGGCCTCCTCCTTCGTTCGCCGTGGCCCTATTTTGCGACGATCGCCCTCACGGCCGCCCTCCTCACCTACGAGCATTCGCTCGTCAAGGCGGAGGATCTGTCCCGCGTCAATGCGGCCTTCTTCACCGTCAATGGATTTATTTCGTTGATCTTCCTTGCGGGCATCGCTCTCGCCATTATAAATTATTAAAACTAGATATGACTCAAACGCTTCAACAGGCCCTCCTCAAGGCCGGGCTGATCAGCCAGGACAAACTCAAAAAGGCCGAGGCCGAAAAAAAGGCGGCCGAACGTGCGGCCCGCTTTCCCAAGAAAGAGGAACGACGTCCCCCGCCTCCGCCGAAACTGGCCGCTCCGAAACCAGCCAAGCCGGCGCCGCCCCCACCCCGTCCTGCGGCGCCTCCTCCAAAGAAATCCTTGGGCTTCATCGAGGGCAAGCATCATCACCACATCCGCACCCAATGCGAGGCCTGCGGCCGGCCCTCGCCGGACGTCGAGTACTACGAGCACAAGAACAGGGCCCTGGATAAGTATTGGCTCTGCGTGAGATGCGCGGACGACAACAACATCCTGGACGATTTCCGGCAGACGATGCAGAGCTCACAATCTCAAAAGGGGATTTTCCAGCGCGGCTACGGACCCACGAAGGTCTTCAGAAGAAAACTATAACTTTAAGGCTATTCCGGATCGACCGCGGCGGCGTTCATCACTTCGAGCGGCTGGGGCGGCTGGGCGGAAGTCATTCTCTCCAAGCGGACCGGCGCCGTGCCATCATGGAGGAAATCGAGCTGTTTTGCGGCCTCGTGCGAGACATCCACAATCCGGTTCCGGACGAAAGGCCCGCGGTCGTTGACCGTCACAATGAGCTCCTGTCCGTTCCGCAGGTTGGTCACTTTCAATTTGGTCCCGAAGGGGAGCTTTCGGTGCGCACAGGTCAGATCGCGCTGGTCATATTTTTCGCCGCTGGCGGTTTTCCGTCCGTGAAACCCGGGACCATACCAAGACGCGAGCCCTTCCTGGATGAATTCCCCGTGTTCATAAGGAACGTGAGAGGCTTGTGGTTTGGGAGCCGTGGCGCATCCCGGGGCTGTCAAGGCAGCGCCTGCCAAACAAGACGAAGCGAGCAGAAACCTGATTTGGGCCCGGGCCATGGGACCTCCCTTCTGCTCAATACGAGGCCCCTTCTACCATCCCCTCCCGCGGAGGTCTAGCTTCCATTTCACTCAATCGGCGTGACCGGGCCCGCGCCCGGCGTCGGGGACTCGCTCTCCATGAAATCGGAAAAATTATCGCCGGTGTCGATTCCTGGCTCCTTGCGTTCGAGGCTGTGGCCGTTAACGACGTCCGGCGCGCACTGCCCTTCGAAGGCGGGGAGACCGTTTTCCGCCATCGCAACGACACCATCGCCGTATCCCACGGCGTCCAACAGCGCCCCGTCCGTATCCGTCAACAGCACGGCATCGGGACCGTTCTGCGGGTCGAAGTTGTCGATCAAATCG is a window of bacterium DNA encoding:
- a CDS encoding ubiquinone/menaquinone biosynthesis methyltransferase, whose translation is MSEQVQKIFDNIAPRYDLLNGLLSLKSDRLWRKAAVRVISAPEYRNVLDLCAGTLALTKTLLEANPDARVTAVDFSEPMLRKGWENLPKAMQSSVGPMVADAMKLNLPARSFDAVMCAYGMRNIDDNELVLKKLSGLLRRGGKLVILEFFRPEGLINKIFNATYAQFVIPVIGHLVSGHPEAYRYLRDSVRHYYTPTAYRELLKHTGFRNVSVRALTGGVTHLVSAEAS
- a CDS encoding UbiA-like polyprenyltransferase → MISLNPMLSKVRHVSGMLKLSHTVFALPFALASMLAAAGGLPSWRLAALILLAMVTARNAGMAFNRYLDAGIDARNPRTASRHVPQGLLSGRFVLVFSLVNALLFLAVARAINPLCLALSPAALALLFGYSYMKRVSSLSHLVLGLVLGSSPIAAWIAVRGTFNPPPFVLGLAVAFWVAGFDVIYATQDHDFDRREGLHSLVVRFGVARALVIARVFHAATIVLFVAFGLLLRSPWPYFATIALTAALLTYEHSLVKAEDLSRVNAAFFTVNGFISLIFLAGIALAIINY
- a CDS encoding UbiX family flavin prenyltransferase, coding for MKLVVGISGASGAIYAKRLLDFLKTTPHEVHLTASENALAIGRDEAGIDYKEIGYPFFGHRDFTAPFASGSAKYDALVVIPCSMGTLGRVAHGYSDDLLARAADVFFKERRKILLVPRETPFSLIHIENMRLVTLAGATVIPAIPSFYSKPRTIEEAVDTVIARVLDHLGVDNRLRTRWQER